In a genomic window of Methanosarcina horonobensis HB-1 = JCM 15518:
- a CDS encoding PAS domain S-box protein, which translates to MSLKGAKDQEPIPYQVLLDENRALKDEIQNLRVCLEEADELRRAISERELESKRAEETLAFERSQLLSIFDGMDDVVYVTDPYTYEVLYANRAMKEKFGGELMEGICYREFQRRVSPCDFCTNPIILKERDKPYHWEYYNPTVDRYFMIMDRIIKWPDGRDVRLEIAKDITERKRAEEALRISEERYRSLFNSIDEGFNIIEMIFDDNGKAVDHRILEANPSQEKMTGLKDVVGKRARELLPNFEDYWIESFGQVAITGEPVRLENRIEELDRWFDVYASRFGGEGSRKVAVVFNDITQRKLAEEALHQSEKRLNFALETIHTGAWDLDLVNYDFSHRSLEHDRIFGYEQLLPKWTYEMFLNHVLPEDRAMVDKEFQKAITSGGDWSFECRIRRVDGVIRWIWAAGRHQVDYTGNVRWMAGIVQDITERKRAEETLRETELSCKVAEAVESERQRLFDVLETLPVMIALLTPDHRIAFANRSFREKFGESEGLHCYECCFGSTQPCEFCESYKVLETGQPHHWEVTTPEGSVIDVYNFPFTDVDDSPMILKMDIDITERRKAEEKLRDSEEKYRNIVETANEGILITDDKATITYVNQKLVDMLGYTLENFIGKPIWGFISEEYRPIVKQNLKKRMKGASGSYELKLIRKDGSSLWTFLNAKPLLSKDGNYLGAMSMLTDITERKKAEESLANIETARKKEIHHRIKNNLQVISSLLDLQAEQFKNRVNIKDSEVLEAFRESQDRVISMALIHEELYKGGGFETLNFSSYIQELAENLFETYSLGSSNISLKLDLKENILFDMDTAVPLGIIVNELVSNSLKHAFIGRDKGEILIKLSREENEGCIKSVTEDCKSTSFILTVSDDGAGIPENLDIEELDSLGFQLITSLVDQLGGKFELKGNTGTEFTMRFTVIEKDDLTQVDLKPQENE; encoded by the coding sequence ATGAGTTTAAAAGGGGCAAAAGACCAAGAGCCCATACCATATCAGGTACTATTAGATGAAAACCGTGCTTTAAAAGATGAGATACAGAACCTTAGAGTGTGCCTGGAAGAAGCTGATGAACTCCGGCGAGCCATAAGTGAAAGGGAGCTTGAGAGTAAGAGGGCTGAGGAGACATTGGCTTTCGAAAGATCGCAGCTCCTGTCAATTTTCGATGGAATGGACGATGTGGTGTACGTGACCGATCCGTACACCTACGAGGTGCTGTATGCGAATAGAGCGATGAAGGAGAAGTTCGGCGGTGAACTCATGGAAGGGATTTGCTACCGGGAGTTCCAGCGGAGGGTTTCTCCCTGCGATTTCTGCACCAATCCGATTATTTTAAAGGAGAGGGATAAGCCCTACCACTGGGAGTATTACAACCCAACTGTGGACCGATATTTCATGATTATGGACCGGATCATCAAGTGGCCGGATGGTAGAGATGTGCGGTTAGAGATTGCGAAGGACATTACTGAACGCAAAAGAGCTGAAGAAGCCTTGCGGATTTCTGAAGAGAGATATCGTTCGCTGTTCAATTCAATCGACGAAGGCTTCAATATTATCGAGATGATCTTCGACGACAATGGAAAAGCAGTGGACCATCGGATCCTTGAGGCCAATCCGTCGCAAGAGAAGATGACAGGACTTAAGGATGTCGTAGGCAAGCGAGCTCGTGAGCTTCTCCCTAATTTCGAAGATTATTGGATCGAGAGCTTCGGCCAGGTAGCAATAACTGGCGAGCCAGTCCGGTTAGAAAACCGGATTGAAGAACTTGATCGCTGGTTTGACGTCTACGCTTCGCGTTTCGGGGGTGAAGGCAGCAGAAAAGTAGCTGTTGTTTTCAATGACATTACCCAGCGAAAATTGGCTGAAGAGGCACTGCACCAGAGTGAAAAGCGGTTGAACTTCGCACTCGAAACCATACACACCGGCGCGTGGGATCTCGACCTAGTGAATTATGATTTTTCCCATCGATCACTCGAGCACGACCGCATCTTCGGCTACGAGCAACTTCTCCCGAAGTGGACCTACGAAATGTTCCTCAACCACGTGTTGCCTGAGGACCGAGCGATGGTGGACAAAGAATTCCAGAAGGCTATAACCTCGGGTGGCGATTGGAGTTTCGAGTGTCGTATCAGGCGCGTGGATGGTGTAATCCGGTGGATCTGGGCAGCAGGACGGCACCAAGTAGATTATACCGGAAATGTTCGTTGGATGGCGGGGATAGTCCAAGACATTACAGAGCGCAAGCGGGCGGAGGAGACGCTGCGCGAGACTGAATTGAGTTGTAAGGTTGCCGAAGCTGTCGAGTCTGAACGGCAGCGGCTCTTTGATGTGCTGGAGACATTGCCGGTAATGATAGCTCTGCTAACACCTGACCATCGAATTGCCTTTGCCAACCGCAGTTTCCGTGAAAAGTTCGGTGAGTCAGAAGGTCTGCACTGTTATGAGTGTTGCTTTGGGAGCACCCAGCCCTGTGAGTTCTGTGAATCATATAAAGTGCTTGAAACCGGTCAACCTCACCATTGGGAAGTTACTACCCCAGAAGGAAGTGTGATTGATGTCTACAATTTCCCCTTTACTGATGTAGACGACTCTCCCATGATCCTCAAGATGGACATTGACATTACCGAGCGCAGGAAAGCAGAAGAAAAACTTCGGGATAGTGAGGAAAAGTACCGAAACATTGTAGAGACAGCAAATGAAGGCATACTCATAACCGACGATAAAGCCACAATCACGTATGTTAACCAGAAGCTAGTAGACATGCTAGGATATACCCTGGAAAATTTTATTGGTAAACCAATATGGGGTTTCATCAGTGAAGAATATAGACCTATTGTCAAACAAAATCTTAAAAAGAGGATGAAGGGTGCAAGTGGGAGTTATGAATTGAAATTGATACGTAAAGACGGCTCATCCCTCTGGACATTTCTAAATGCCAAACCTCTTCTTTCTAAGGACGGTAATTATTTGGGCGCTATGAGCATGCTAACTGATATTACTGAGCGCAAAAAAGCTGAAGAATCTCTGGCAAATATTGAGACTGCCCGTAAGAAGGAAATTCACCACAGAATAAAGAATAACCTTCAGGTAATTTCCTCCCTGCTGGACCTTCAGGCTGAGCAGTTCAAAAATCGGGTGAATATTAAGGATTCGGAGGTTCTTGAAGCCTTTAGGGAAAGCCAGGATAGAGTGATATCTATGGCTCTTATTCATGAAGAGCTTTACAAAGGTGGAGGGTTCGAAACACTAAACTTTTCTTCTTATATTCAGGAACTCGCAGAGAATCTTTTCGAGACATATAGCCTTGGAAGCTCCAATATTAGCTTAAAGCTGGATCTTAAAGAGAATATTTTATTTGACATGGATACTGCAGTCCCATTAGGAATAATTGTCAATGAACTTGTTTCCAACTCCCTCAAACATGCATTTATAGGCAGAGATAAAGGAGAGATTCTGATCAAACTCAGTCGAGAAGAAAATGAAGGATGTATAAAAAGTGTAACCGAAGATTGTAAGAGTACCAGCTTCATTCTCACTGTTTCAGATGATGGTGCAGGTATTCCAGAAAATCTTGATATTGAAGAGCTTGATAGTCTTGGGTTTCAACTTATAACTTCCCTTGTAGACCAATTAGGTGGGAAGTTTGAATTGAAAGGGAACACTGGCACAGAGTTCACTATGAGATTCACAGTGATAGAGAAAGATGATCTTACTCAAGTTGACTTAAAACCACAGGAAAATGAGTAA
- a CDS encoding ACT domain-containing protein codes for MIIVGVRYSAILNDAENSTFGLWEKINYGRKSGDYVFCTVDGNYSDYEHLNPLTCFMKEEGLTLSSS; via the coding sequence ATGATTATTGTCGGAGTGAGATACTCTGCAATTTTGAATGATGCTGAAAACAGTACCTTTGGCCTTTGGGAGAAGATAAATTATGGTAGGAAGAGTGGTGATTATGTATTCTGTACAGTTGACGGTAACTACTCAGATTATGAGCATTTGAATCCATTGACTTGCTTTATGAAAGAAGAAGGTTTAACATTGAGCTCATCTTAA
- a CDS encoding GbsR/MarR family transcriptional regulator → MKDIEEKIIDIGHEIFKGYGVDDITAQILSILNFESNEISMEELAQRTGYSLASISLKIKNIEQFWSIKRIYKPGSRRTYLYMEKNLLDAFAIQIRNGFETELDIAKTRITPLIEEYRKNATTQEQKTKLHTYENYLSEINKFEELIHYIYYQINYLKKNQD, encoded by the coding sequence ATGAAGGATATTGAAGAAAAGATAATTGACATCGGTCATGAGATTTTTAAAGGCTATGGGGTTGATGATATCACTGCACAAATCCTATCGATACTTAACTTTGAATCAAATGAAATAAGTATGGAGGAATTAGCACAGAGAACCGGATATAGTCTTGCTTCTATCAGCCTTAAGATTAAAAATATTGAACAATTTTGGAGCATAAAAAGGATATACAAGCCAGGATCTCGCAGGACATATCTGTATATGGAAAAAAACCTGTTAGATGCTTTTGCTATCCAAATCAGGAATGGATTTGAAACCGAATTGGACATTGCAAAAACGAGAATAACTCCCCTTATAGAAGAATATAGAAAAAATGCCACTACTCAGGAACAAAAAACTAAACTCCATACGTATGAAAATTATCTATCTGAAATTAATAAGTTTGAAGAATTGATCCACTATATATACTATCAAATTAATTATCTAAAAAAGAATCAGGATTAA
- the sugE gene encoding quaternary ammonium compound efflux SMR transporter SugE: MEWIILIIAGLFETGWAIGLKYSNGLTRFYPVVFTVITLILSMYLLERALRTLPVGTAYAVWTGIGIIGTTVLGILLFNESMNITRIFFIGLIVIGIGGLKLVSA, translated from the coding sequence ATGGAATGGATAATTTTAATAATTGCAGGATTATTTGAAACCGGATGGGCAATCGGATTAAAATACAGTAACGGATTAACCAGATTCTATCCAGTGGTATTTACGGTCATTACTTTGATTTTAAGCATGTATTTATTGGAAAGAGCTTTGAGAACATTGCCTGTTGGAACAGCTTATGCAGTTTGGACAGGTATTGGTATTATTGGGACAACAGTATTGGGAATACTCCTTTTCAATGAGTCAATGAATATAACACGAATCTTCTTTATTGGATTAATTGTCATTGGTATTGGCGGATTAAAACTGGTATCAGCCTGA
- a CDS encoding site-specific integrase: MKNPPEFTEKNREIIDDYIRYAVLAGKKEKSILGEQWRLKAFVEFMKNEPLNTVEKKDLENFIIHRKKTCSKTTVHNNFLTLRTFFQWLKPGNDFFTGIKSKQPKNNLPVDEVLLSRDVLTLRDAANNQRDRALVMVLWDSATRKGELLNINIGHIQPDKYGATVIVDGKTGKRRIRLIDSVPDLQLYLNIHPLRDDPSAPLFITDRKYNGNYRRLNEQTVNNMLNSLADKAGIKKNVYPHAFRHGRLTDLAKRGFNEMELRIFAGWTKESNMPATYLHLSGADIEKKLLAKNGIIEDDSKEREEELKPAECPRCKTKNPVGAKYCYICSMILDHKLAVDVQDIKTVTVGQADNTMMLELLNLVKKFNETQ, from the coding sequence ATGAAAAACCCTCCCGAGTTTACGGAAAAGAATAGAGAAATTATTGACGATTATATACGTTATGCTGTCTTAGCTGGGAAGAAAGAAAAGTCGATTCTTGGGGAACAGTGGAGATTAAAAGCATTTGTCGAGTTCATGAAAAATGAACCTCTTAATACAGTTGAAAAGAAAGATTTAGAGAATTTCATAATTCACCGCAAAAAGACATGCAGTAAGACAACTGTGCACAATAACTTTTTGACCCTAAGAACTTTCTTTCAATGGCTAAAGCCTGGCAATGATTTTTTTACGGGAATCAAAAGCAAGCAACCCAAAAATAACTTACCTGTAGATGAAGTCCTTTTATCTAGAGATGTCCTTACTCTACGGGATGCTGCAAACAATCAGAGGGATAGGGCTTTAGTTATGGTACTCTGGGACTCCGCAACAAGAAAAGGTGAACTATTGAACATAAATATAGGACATATCCAGCCTGATAAATACGGAGCTACAGTTATTGTTGACGGAAAGACGGGGAAAAGAAGAATAAGGCTTATCGATAGCGTCCCAGACCTGCAGCTTTATCTAAATATTCATCCCCTCAGGGACGATCCTAGCGCGCCTCTGTTCATTACAGATAGGAAATATAATGGAAATTACAGAAGGCTCAATGAACAAACAGTAAACAATATGCTAAATAGCCTCGCAGATAAGGCTGGAATAAAAAAGAATGTTTATCCTCATGCATTTCGACATGGTCGGTTAACAGATCTTGCTAAAAGAGGATTTAATGAGATGGAATTAAGAATATTTGCAGGTTGGACTAAGGAGAGCAACATGCCTGCAACATATTTACATCTTTCAGGTGCAGATATTGAAAAGAAATTGCTTGCTAAGAATGGAATTATTGAAGACGATAGTAAGGAAAGAGAGGAAGAACTTAAACCTGCAGAATGCCCTCGATGCAAAACCAAGAACCCTGTAGGTGCAAAGTATTGTTATATATGTTCAATGATCCTAGATCACAAACTTGCTGTAGATGTCCAAGACATAAAGACCGTAACTGTTGGACAGGCAGACAATACTATGATGTTAGAACTTTTAAACCTCGTGAAGAAATTCAACGAAACACAATAA